One genomic region from Arthrobacter sp. FB24 encodes:
- a CDS encoding aspartate aminotransferase family protein gives MTSLSPLLKQATPLVVDHALGSWIHATDGKSYLDFTTGIGVTSTGHCHPRVVEAAREQAGKIIHAQYTTVMHKPLLALTEKLGEVLPEGLDSVFYANSGSEAVEAAIRLARMATGRPNIVVFQGGFHGRTVAAASLTTAGTKFSAGFSPLMSGVHMSAFPYAYRYGWDEAATVAFALQELDYLLQTRTAPNDTAAFLIEPALGDGGYLPTPPAFLEGLRERADRHGIQLIFDEVQAGVGRMGKFWGHQYSTATPDILITAKGIASGFPISAIAASTETMSKGWPGSQGGTYGGNAVSAAAGVATLDVVRDEGLVENSRIRGEQLQAGLNDIQARFPVIGDVRGKGLMQGIEFTTEEGTPDSATAAAVQQATTAEGLLTLTCGPAGNVVRLIPALVVTAEEITTGLQLFEAAVAAVVGSVAVSAGS, from the coding sequence ATGACTTCTCTTAGCCCTCTTCTAAAGCAAGCAACCCCGCTGGTCGTTGATCATGCCCTTGGCAGCTGGATTCACGCCACCGACGGCAAGTCGTATCTGGATTTCACCACCGGGATCGGAGTGACTAGTACCGGTCACTGTCATCCTCGGGTGGTGGAGGCTGCCCGTGAGCAGGCGGGGAAAATTATTCATGCGCAGTACACAACGGTGATGCATAAGCCGTTGCTGGCGTTGACCGAGAAGCTGGGCGAGGTGTTGCCGGAGGGCCTGGACTCGGTGTTTTATGCCAATTCCGGTTCGGAAGCGGTGGAGGCTGCGATCCGTCTGGCCAGGATGGCCACGGGCCGGCCGAACATTGTGGTGTTCCAAGGTGGCTTCCACGGCCGGACCGTGGCTGCGGCGTCGCTGACAACGGCCGGGACGAAGTTCTCCGCCGGGTTCTCTCCGCTGATGTCCGGGGTGCACATGTCCGCGTTCCCTTACGCGTACCGGTACGGGTGGGACGAGGCCGCCACGGTGGCGTTCGCGTTGCAGGAACTCGATTATCTTTTGCAGACCCGCACCGCGCCGAACGATACCGCAGCGTTCCTGATCGAACCGGCACTCGGTGACGGCGGATACCTGCCGACACCGCCGGCGTTCCTCGAAGGCCTGCGTGAACGCGCGGACCGGCACGGCATCCAGCTGATCTTTGACGAGGTCCAGGCCGGGGTGGGCCGGATGGGCAAGTTCTGGGGACACCAGTACTCCACCGCGACCCCGGACATCCTGATCACCGCCAAAGGCATCGCTTCGGGCTTCCCGATCTCCGCGATCGCCGCCTCGACCGAAACGATGTCCAAGGGCTGGCCCGGCTCCCAGGGGGGGACCTACGGCGGCAACGCCGTCTCCGCCGCCGCTGGCGTCGCGACCCTGGACGTCGTCCGGGACGAAGGGCTCGTGGAGAACTCCCGGATCCGCGGCGAGCAACTCCAGGCCGGGCTAAACGATATCCAGGCCCGGTTCCCCGTCATCGGGGACGTCCGGGGCAAGGGCCTGATGCAGGGCATCGAGTTCACCACGGAAGAAGGTACCCCCGATTCCGCCACGGCAGCCGCGGTCCAGCAGGCCACGACTGCCGAGGGCCTGCTCACCCTCACGTGCGGTCCCGCAGGGAACGTCGTCCGCCTCATCCCCGCCCTCGTGGTCACCGCCGAAGAAATCACCACAGGCCTCCAACTCTTCGAAGCCGCCGTCGCCGCCGTCGTCGGGTCCGTAGCCGTGTCCGCTGGATCCTGA
- a CDS encoding D-2-hydroxyacid dehydrogenase, giving the protein MDTLNETPDTTRRPKVVILTTEGVAPPHNLDNIRQQADVVMTDAAGLSGALPGAEVIFLWDFFSTALRDAWHHADSLRWVHVAAAGVDSLLFDELRESDVLVTNAHGAFDASIAEFVLASILAHDKQLHISKDLQQQTVWKHREVQRTAGQNALVVGTGGIGRATARLLKAVGLNVLGAGRTVRSQDADFNEVVSSADLAAHAGWADHMVMIAPLTEDTRSILSAEVLQAMKPSAHVVNVGRGALVDEDALVEALRNGDIAAASLDVFHVEPLPADHPFWGMDNVHISAHMSGDVVGWRETLANQFEKNLGLWLHSRPLVNRVDKKLGYVTK; this is encoded by the coding sequence GTGGACACACTAAATGAAACGCCGGACACGACGCGCCGGCCAAAGGTTGTCATTCTGACGACGGAGGGCGTTGCTCCTCCCCATAACCTCGATAACATCCGGCAGCAGGCCGATGTGGTGATGACAGATGCGGCCGGCCTGTCCGGGGCGCTTCCGGGCGCCGAGGTCATTTTCCTCTGGGACTTCTTCTCCACTGCACTGCGGGATGCTTGGCACCACGCCGATTCGCTTCGCTGGGTGCATGTTGCGGCTGCGGGCGTGGACTCCCTGCTCTTCGATGAACTGCGCGAGTCCGACGTTCTGGTCACCAACGCCCACGGTGCCTTCGACGCGTCCATCGCAGAGTTTGTGCTTGCCTCGATCCTCGCGCACGACAAGCAGCTGCACATCAGCAAGGACCTTCAGCAGCAGACGGTGTGGAAGCACCGCGAGGTCCAGCGGACGGCCGGACAGAACGCCCTGGTGGTCGGCACCGGGGGCATCGGGCGGGCTACAGCCAGGCTCCTGAAAGCCGTGGGCCTGAATGTCCTCGGCGCCGGGCGAACCGTGCGCAGCCAGGATGCCGACTTCAACGAGGTGGTTTCCAGCGCAGACTTGGCCGCCCACGCCGGCTGGGCGGACCACATGGTGATGATCGCCCCTTTGACCGAGGACACGCGCAGCATTCTCAGCGCCGAGGTGTTGCAGGCGATGAAGCCATCCGCGCACGTCGTGAATGTCGGCCGGGGCGCCCTCGTTGACGAAGACGCTCTGGTGGAGGCTCTCCGGAACGGTGACATCGCGGCAGCCTCGCTGGATGTCTTCCATGTTGAACCGCTGCCGGCCGACCATCCGTTCTGGGGCATGGACAACGTCCACATTTCCGCCCACATGTCCGGCGATGTCGTTGGCTGGCGCGAGACGCTTGCCAACCAATTCGAAAAGAACCTGGGCCTCTGGCTGCACAGCAGGCCCCTGGTCAACCGGGTGGACAAGAAACTGGGCTACGTCACGAAGTAG
- the acs gene encoding acetate--CoA ligase yields the protein MPITEPVREDPPPPASAGVLQENRKFAPSPEFAANAVVTAADYAEADADRPAFWAKKARELLTWSKDFTETLDWSNPPFAKWFVGGEINAAYNALDRHVEAGNGDRVAIYFEGEPGDSRAYTYAELTEEVKKAANAFESLGVAKGDRVAVYLPMIPEAVITLLACARIGAIHSVVFGGFSAEALRSRIDDAGAKLVVTADGTYRRGKPSSLKHAVDDALSHEGDGSGHTVENVVVVKRNGQDVDWHEGRDHWWADTVGTASAEHKAVGHDSEHPLFILYTSGTTGKPKGILHTTGGYLAQGAYTHKAVFDLHPETDVYWCTADVGWITGHSYVAYAPLINGATQVMYEGTPDSPHQGRWWEIVEKYKVSILYTAPTAIRTFMKWGKEIPAKFDLSSIRVLGSVGEPINPEAWMWYRDVIGANAGKNGEKKENPAPIVDTWWQTETGAQMIAPLPGVTATKPGSAQVPLPGIAVDVVDELGESVPNGHGGFLVIREPWPAMLRGIWGDPERFKETYWSRFETMYFAGDGAKKDDDGDVWLLGRVDDVMNISGHRLSTAEIESALVSHPAVAEAAAVGAADETTGQAVVAFVILREDAVDSGDAIVQELRNHVSKEIGPIAKPKTILVVPELPKTRSGKIMRRLLKDVAEGREVGDATTLADNTVMAQIASSLRK from the coding sequence GTGCCAATCACCGAACCAGTCCGTGAAGATCCCCCGCCCCCGGCCTCCGCTGGCGTGTTGCAGGAGAACCGCAAGTTCGCCCCGTCACCGGAGTTCGCCGCCAACGCGGTGGTCACCGCCGCGGACTATGCAGAGGCCGATGCCGACCGTCCCGCATTCTGGGCAAAGAAGGCCCGGGAACTGCTCACCTGGAGCAAGGACTTCACTGAAACCCTGGACTGGTCCAATCCGCCCTTCGCAAAGTGGTTCGTCGGCGGCGAAATCAACGCCGCATACAACGCCCTGGACCGCCACGTCGAAGCCGGCAACGGGGACCGGGTGGCCATTTACTTCGAAGGCGAGCCGGGCGACAGCCGAGCCTACACATACGCTGAGCTCACCGAAGAAGTGAAGAAGGCCGCGAACGCATTCGAATCCCTCGGCGTGGCCAAGGGCGACCGCGTGGCCGTTTACCTGCCCATGATTCCCGAGGCTGTCATCACCCTCCTGGCCTGCGCCCGGATCGGCGCCATCCACTCCGTAGTGTTCGGCGGCTTCTCCGCCGAGGCACTTCGTTCCCGGATAGACGACGCCGGCGCAAAGCTTGTGGTTACGGCCGACGGCACCTACCGGCGCGGCAAGCCCAGTTCCCTCAAGCATGCAGTGGACGACGCACTGTCCCACGAAGGAGACGGGAGCGGCCACACGGTCGAGAACGTCGTCGTCGTCAAGCGCAACGGCCAGGACGTTGACTGGCACGAAGGCCGGGACCACTGGTGGGCGGACACCGTCGGGACTGCCTCAGCCGAGCACAAGGCCGTGGGCCACGACTCCGAGCACCCGCTGTTCATCCTCTACACCTCAGGCACCACGGGCAAGCCCAAGGGCATCCTGCACACCACCGGCGGCTACCTTGCCCAGGGCGCCTACACGCACAAGGCAGTGTTCGACCTCCATCCGGAAACGGATGTGTACTGGTGCACCGCCGACGTCGGCTGGATCACCGGCCACTCATACGTCGCCTACGCCCCGCTGATCAACGGCGCCACCCAGGTCATGTACGAAGGCACCCCGGACTCCCCGCACCAGGGCCGCTGGTGGGAGATCGTGGAGAAGTACAAGGTGTCCATCCTGTACACCGCCCCCACCGCGATCCGCACCTTTATGAAGTGGGGCAAGGAGATCCCGGCCAAGTTCGATCTCTCCTCCATTCGCGTCCTGGGCTCCGTGGGCGAACCCATCAACCCCGAGGCGTGGATGTGGTACCGCGACGTCATTGGCGCCAACGCGGGAAAGAACGGCGAAAAGAAGGAGAACCCCGCTCCGATCGTGGACACCTGGTGGCAGACCGAAACGGGCGCCCAGATGATCGCCCCGCTGCCGGGCGTCACCGCCACCAAGCCCGGCTCCGCCCAGGTACCGCTGCCCGGCATCGCCGTGGACGTGGTGGATGAGCTCGGCGAGTCCGTGCCCAACGGCCATGGCGGCTTCCTGGTGATCCGCGAGCCCTGGCCGGCCATGCTGCGCGGCATCTGGGGTGATCCGGAGCGGTTCAAGGAAACCTACTGGTCCCGTTTCGAGACCATGTACTTCGCCGGCGACGGCGCGAAAAAGGACGACGACGGCGACGTCTGGCTGCTGGGCCGCGTTGACGACGTGATGAACATTTCCGGCCACCGGCTCTCCACCGCGGAGATCGAATCGGCCCTGGTCAGCCACCCCGCGGTTGCGGAAGCGGCCGCGGTCGGCGCCGCCGACGAAACCACCGGGCAGGCCGTCGTCGCATTCGTGATCCTCCGCGAAGACGCCGTGGACTCCGGGGATGCAATCGTCCAGGAACTCCGCAACCACGTAAGCAAGGAGATCGGCCCGATCGCCAAGCCCAAGACCATCCTGGTGGTGCCCGAACTGCCCAAGACCCGTTCCGGCAAGATCATGCGCCGCCTCCTCAAAGACGTCGCCGAAGGCCGTGAAGTCGGCGATGCCACCACCCTGGCGGATAACACCGTCATGGCCCAGATCGCCAGCTCACTGCGCAAGTAG
- the pdxS gene encoding pyridoxal 5'-phosphate synthase lyase subunit PdxS gives MSQNEKVASNSVTGSSRVKRGMAEMLKGGVIMDVVNVEQARIAEDAGAVAVMALERVPADIRAQGGVSRMSDPDMIDQIIDAVSVPVMAKARIGHFVEAQVLQSLGVDYIDESEVLTPADYVNHIDKWNFKVPFVCGATNLGEALRRINEGAAMIRSKGEAGTGDVSNATGHMRQIRSEIAKLAALPEDELYVAAKELQAPYELVKEVAAAGKLPVVLFTAGGIATPADAAMMMQLGADGVFVGSGIFKSGNPAQRAAAVVKATTFLDDPDVIAKASRGLGEAMVGINVDEIPQPHRLAERGW, from the coding sequence ATGAGCCAAAACGAAAAAGTAGCATCCAACAGCGTCACGGGCAGCAGCCGCGTCAAGCGTGGCATGGCCGAGATGCTCAAGGGCGGCGTCATTATGGACGTCGTCAACGTCGAGCAGGCCCGCATCGCCGAAGACGCCGGGGCCGTGGCCGTGATGGCGCTGGAACGTGTTCCGGCCGATATCCGTGCCCAGGGCGGCGTGTCCCGCATGTCCGATCCGGACATGATCGACCAGATCATTGATGCCGTGTCCGTGCCGGTCATGGCCAAGGCCCGGATCGGCCACTTCGTCGAAGCCCAGGTCCTGCAGTCCCTCGGCGTGGACTACATCGACGAGTCCGAGGTCCTGACCCCGGCCGACTACGTCAACCACATCGACAAGTGGAACTTCAAGGTTCCCTTCGTCTGTGGCGCCACCAACCTCGGCGAGGCGCTGCGCCGCATCAACGAGGGCGCGGCCATGATCCGCTCCAAGGGCGAAGCCGGCACCGGCGACGTCTCCAACGCCACCGGCCACATGCGCCAGATCCGTTCCGAGATCGCCAAGCTCGCCGCCCTGCCCGAGGACGAGCTCTACGTCGCGGCCAAGGAACTGCAGGCCCCGTACGAACTGGTCAAGGAAGTTGCTGCCGCCGGCAAGCTCCCGGTGGTCCTGTTCACCGCCGGCGGCATCGCCACCCCGGCCGACGCCGCGATGATGATGCAGCTCGGCGCCGACGGCGTGTTCGTCGGTTCCGGTATCTTCAAGTCCGGCAACCCCGCCCAGCGTGCCGCCGCCGTCGTAAAGGCCACCACCTTCCTCGATGACCCCGACGTCATCGCCAAGGCCTCCCGCGGCCTGGGCGAAGCCATGGTCGGCATCAACGTCGACGAAATCCCCCAGCCGCACCGCCTCGCCGAGCGCGGCTGGTAA
- a CDS encoding DUF3830 family protein, producing the protein MARYINITLEKRGVTCKALLLDDVAPRTSKAVWDALPQSSQVFHGKYARNEIYNLVPAFAPKEPGAENTTVTPIPGDVCYFTFTSNDLKTPSHGYEADSGTDEVQTIVDLAVFYGRNNLLLNGDTGWVPGNVFATIVEGLDEMAAACQDIWMGGARDETLTFSRAEDTA; encoded by the coding sequence ATGGCCCGGTACATCAACATCACCCTTGAGAAGCGGGGAGTCACCTGCAAGGCGCTTCTCCTCGACGACGTCGCGCCACGCACGAGCAAAGCGGTCTGGGACGCCCTGCCGCAGAGTAGCCAGGTGTTCCACGGCAAGTACGCCCGGAACGAGATCTACAACCTGGTTCCGGCCTTCGCTCCGAAGGAGCCCGGCGCCGAGAACACCACGGTCACCCCGATCCCCGGCGACGTTTGCTACTTCACATTCACGTCCAACGATCTGAAGACGCCCTCGCATGGCTACGAGGCGGATTCGGGCACTGATGAGGTCCAGACCATCGTTGACCTGGCTGTCTTCTACGGCCGCAACAACCTGCTGCTCAACGGCGACACAGGCTGGGTTCCCGGAAACGTGTTTGCCACCATCGTTGAAGGCCTGGACGAGATGGCGGCGGCCTGCCAGGACATCTGGATGGGCGGCGCGCGCGATGAGACGCTGACCTTCTCCCGCGCTGAGGACACTGCGTAA
- a CDS encoding M20 family metallopeptidase, which yields MKTAAPEQKAQRGPAKKALEQQVLDLISEDDLVALTTALVAAAGENPGGTEEATVEVLKSFSLDAGLEVSTQTVTPGRPNFTAVLPGGAHPGLLFLGHSDVVPAGTGWELPPFEPYIQDGRLFGRGSTDMKGGLAAVLIALKALKDAGAELPGNAALACTVDEEDLGIGIRAYTPAALADPAFSYSGCVVAEPTDLETVIGCRGDSYIELKVTGKSAHSGRPADGRNAIDAAAKILELVRADHAKLQADQDALLGAGSWNIGLIRGGTGTSMVAAECTISLDRRLMPDDDAQLILDRLRTQIREACIDTDGISVEAAVTMEMPGFRTPEDHPLVTNSVAALADAGVSSDVTGWTAACDGGFIARDLGVPAIVMGPGGLNDQAHQVNESVSIAELVAAARAYALMCLRHSAN from the coding sequence TTGAAAACCGCCGCTCCTGAGCAGAAGGCCCAGCGGGGTCCTGCCAAGAAGGCCTTGGAACAGCAGGTCCTTGACCTGATCAGCGAAGACGACCTTGTCGCGCTGACCACCGCCCTGGTGGCCGCCGCCGGCGAAAACCCCGGCGGCACCGAGGAGGCAACGGTGGAGGTCTTGAAAAGCTTCAGCCTGGATGCAGGCCTTGAAGTGTCAACCCAAACGGTAACGCCGGGACGGCCGAACTTCACGGCCGTCCTGCCCGGCGGAGCGCATCCGGGGCTGCTGTTCCTGGGTCACTCCGATGTGGTGCCCGCAGGGACCGGCTGGGAGCTTCCGCCGTTTGAGCCATACATACAGGACGGCAGGCTCTTCGGCCGCGGTTCCACGGACATGAAGGGCGGACTGGCAGCAGTCCTTATTGCCCTGAAAGCCCTCAAGGATGCCGGGGCGGAACTGCCCGGCAACGCGGCGCTGGCCTGCACGGTGGACGAGGAGGACCTCGGCATTGGCATTCGGGCCTACACCCCCGCCGCGTTGGCGGATCCGGCCTTTTCCTACTCCGGGTGCGTGGTGGCCGAGCCCACCGACCTCGAAACGGTGATCGGGTGCCGCGGCGACAGCTACATCGAGCTGAAAGTCACCGGCAAATCGGCCCACTCGGGCCGTCCCGCCGACGGCCGGAACGCCATCGACGCCGCCGCGAAAATCCTGGAACTGGTCCGTGCGGACCACGCAAAGCTGCAGGCAGACCAGGACGCCCTGCTGGGCGCCGGAAGCTGGAACATCGGCCTCATCCGGGGCGGAACCGGAACATCCATGGTCGCTGCCGAGTGCACCATTTCCCTGGACCGCCGGCTCATGCCCGATGACGACGCCCAGCTGATCCTGGACCGGCTCCGCACGCAGATCCGCGAAGCCTGCATTGATACGGACGGCATCTCGGTGGAGGCAGCGGTCACCATGGAGATGCCGGGCTTCCGCACCCCTGAGGACCACCCGCTGGTGACCAACTCGGTCGCCGCACTGGCCGACGCCGGCGTGAGCAGCGATGTCACCGGCTGGACGGCTGCCTGCGACGGTGGCTTTATTGCCCGCGACCTCGGCGTCCCCGCCATCGTAATGGGCCCAGGCGGACTCAACGACCAGGCCCATCAGGTCAACGAATCGGTGAGTATCGCAGAGCTAGTGGCGGCGGCCCGCGCCTACGCCCTCATGTGCCTGCGGCACAGCGCTAACTGA
- a CDS encoding aminotransferase-like domain-containing protein: MTVDHIATRSRTALPLANRAADLVGSVIDSSTSLLAAQTHDIVRFAMGSPADEAVPLAEFRDIADQVIDHSSMTYGATEGEPVLLKALVEYLAGTSDPTAEERVTITAGGMQGLDLACKIFINPGDLVIVESPTYTNGSATALSYGAELLEAPTDENGLIVEALPDLVAAAGRKPKAIYTIPNFQNPSGTTLSLPRRHQLLELAHEWNCVIIDDDPYGLLRFEGEDLPSLQALSPGDPLLFSVRTFSKILAPGLRVGWVDTDPSLRQLVINAKQAMDTCANVPAQHIVAEFIRRGGLDTHLAGLRTEYKRRKDAMQESLRRNLGSRVATTDPEGGFFLWLTLQGEDAQISTNKLFETALAEGVAFIPGPALSASGKFGDALRLCFASTTPERAEEGIIRLRRAMDRELQALKDGASA; the protein is encoded by the coding sequence ATGACTGTTGACCACATTGCCACCCGATCCCGCACCGCCCTGCCTTTGGCCAACCGCGCAGCCGACCTCGTCGGTTCGGTCATTGACTCCAGCACGTCGCTGCTGGCAGCGCAGACGCATGACATTGTCCGTTTCGCCATGGGTTCACCCGCGGACGAGGCCGTGCCGTTGGCCGAATTCCGGGATATCGCGGATCAGGTCATCGACCACAGCTCCATGACCTACGGCGCTACCGAGGGCGAGCCGGTGCTGCTGAAGGCACTCGTCGAGTACCTTGCCGGAACATCGGACCCCACCGCCGAGGAACGCGTCACCATCACTGCGGGCGGCATGCAGGGACTGGATCTGGCCTGCAAGATCTTCATCAATCCCGGCGATCTGGTGATCGTGGAAAGCCCCACTTACACCAACGGCAGCGCCACCGCCCTGAGCTACGGCGCCGAACTGCTCGAGGCACCCACCGATGAGAACGGCCTCATCGTCGAGGCCCTCCCAGACCTGGTGGCTGCCGCGGGCCGGAAGCCCAAGGCCATCTACACCATCCCGAACTTCCAAAACCCATCCGGCACCACCCTCTCGCTCCCCCGCCGCCACCAGCTGCTGGAACTCGCGCACGAGTGGAACTGCGTTATCATCGACGACGACCCGTACGGGCTGCTGCGTTTCGAGGGCGAGGACCTGCCGTCACTGCAGGCACTGAGCCCCGGGGATCCCCTGCTGTTCTCCGTCCGGACGTTCTCCAAGATCCTGGCTCCTGGCCTGCGCGTCGGCTGGGTGGATACCGATCCGTCCCTGCGGCAGCTGGTCATCAACGCCAAGCAGGCCATGGATACCTGCGCCAACGTTCCAGCCCAGCACATCGTGGCCGAGTTCATCCGCCGCGGCGGCCTGGACACTCACCTTGCAGGCTTGCGCACAGAGTACAAGCGGCGGAAAGACGCCATGCAGGAAAGCCTGCGCCGCAACCTCGGCAGCAGGGTGGCCACCACCGACCCCGAAGGCGGTTTCTTCCTCTGGCTCACCCTCCAGGGCGAGGACGCACAGATCTCGACCAATAAGCTATTCGAGACGGCGCTGGCCGAAGGCGTAGCCTTTATTCCGGGGCCGGCCCTGTCCGCCAGCGGAAAGTTCGGCGACGCCCTGAGGCTCTGCTTCGCCTCCACCACACCCGAACGGGCGGAGGAAGGCATCATCCGGCTCCGCCGAGCCATGGACCGTGAATTGCAGGCCCTGAAAGACGGAGCCAGCGCTTGA
- a CDS encoding M24 family metallopeptidase, producing MLFSEEEYAARLAGARVRMEKQGLSALLVTDPANIYYLTGYNAWSFYTPQLVFVPASGPMLLFTRAMDAGGAFRTTWLPQECIIGYPEQYVHRPHVHPFDWVAFALRERYLIAPAAKGCVGLEMDSHFFSPKAYRSLVNAIPEWALVDSFELVNWVRSIKSPAEVQLMRGAAQVCMGAMQAAVETIDVGVRQCDAAAAISQAQIKGANGIGGDYPAIVPMLPTGEAADTPHLTWSEDRFEAGQAVVIELAGAHQRYHTPLARTLVLGKKPDHLAKLADAVADGLNAVLTEVQPGVPVRELARAWNWTLAKYGLEKPSRIGYSIGVGYPPDWGERTISIRSEDESILAENMTFHVIGGMWMDNYGYELSESIRVTADGVETFTSFPRELIQKGG from the coding sequence TTGCTGTTCAGCGAAGAGGAGTACGCGGCACGCCTTGCCGGCGCACGGGTTCGGATGGAAAAGCAGGGCCTGTCCGCCCTGCTGGTTACCGATCCAGCCAATATTTACTACCTGACGGGCTACAACGCGTGGTCCTTTTACACCCCGCAGCTGGTCTTCGTACCGGCCAGCGGACCCATGCTCCTCTTCACCCGGGCCATGGACGCGGGGGGTGCCTTCCGCACCACCTGGCTTCCGCAGGAATGCATCATCGGGTACCCGGAGCAGTATGTCCACCGGCCGCACGTGCACCCCTTCGACTGGGTGGCCTTCGCCCTCCGCGAACGCTACCTGATTGCTCCGGCGGCCAAGGGGTGCGTGGGCCTGGAAATGGACTCGCACTTCTTCTCCCCGAAGGCCTACCGCTCCCTGGTCAATGCCATTCCCGAATGGGCCCTGGTGGACAGCTTCGAGCTGGTGAACTGGGTGCGCTCGATCAAGTCTCCCGCTGAGGTGCAGCTGATGCGCGGCGCAGCCCAAGTCTGCATGGGGGCCATGCAGGCCGCCGTCGAGACCATCGACGTCGGGGTCCGCCAGTGCGACGCCGCCGCGGCCATCAGCCAGGCCCAGATCAAGGGGGCGAACGGGATCGGCGGTGACTATCCCGCCATCGTGCCGATGCTGCCCACCGGCGAGGCCGCCGATACCCCCCATCTAACCTGGAGCGAGGACCGTTTCGAGGCTGGCCAGGCCGTCGTCATTGAACTGGCCGGCGCCCACCAGCGCTATCACACGCCTCTGGCCCGCACCCTGGTCCTGGGCAAGAAGCCGGACCATCTGGCAAAACTGGCCGACGCCGTCGCCGACGGCCTGAACGCCGTGCTGACCGAGGTGCAGCCCGGCGTTCCTGTCCGGGAACTGGCCAGGGCCTGGAACTGGACGCTGGCCAAATACGGCCTGGAAAAGCCGTCCCGCATCGGTTACTCGATCGGAGTAGGCTACCCGCCCGACTGGGGCGAGCGAACCATCTCCATCCGCTCCGAGGACGAATCCATCCTGGCGGAGAACATGACCTTCCACGTGATCGGCGGGATGTGGATGGACAACTACGGTTACGAACTCTCCGAATCGATCCGCGTCACCGCCGACGGCGTCGAGACCTTCACCAGCTTCCCCCGCGAACTCATCCAGAAAGGCGGCTAG
- a CDS encoding transposase, whose protein sequence is MGPAVSGHHPAVGERLERVRAVPGLRDVEIRRVICSTNAIESVNARYRRAVRARGHFPTEQAALKCLYLATRALDPTGKGRARWATRWKPALNAFAITFEGRIN, encoded by the coding sequence ATGGGGCCGGCAGTATCCGGCCATCACCCGGCTGTGGGAGAACGCCTGGAGCGAGTTCGTGCCGTTCCTGGACTACGCGACGTGGAAATCCGGCGGGTCATCTGCAGCACGAACGCCATCGAGTCCGTTAATGCCAGGTACCGGCGCGCGGTCAGGGCCAGAGGTCATTTTCCCACCGAGCAGGCGGCCCTGAAATGTCTCTATCTGGCCACCCGGGCACTGGACCCGACCGGCAAGGGCAGGGCACGATGGGCCACAAGGTGGAAGCCGGCCCTGAACGCCTTCGCCATCACCTTCGAAGGAAGAATCAACTAA
- a CDS encoding IS110 family transposase: MSNNAQTTQAVIVIGGIDAHADTHHVVALDTTGKILGDHPFPASSRGYRDALDWLAKFGLIDKIGVESTGSYAAGITRFLLESGVDVVEVNQPHPHLRARRGKDDSIDAEAAARKALSGQATAIPKVTTGVVESFRVLRLARESAVRSRTRTIVQLRSLLVTAPARLREQLTERSAAVLVARCAGLRPDLDRLDDPLQATKRALRAMARRIQMLDEEINETDASLKQLVERTAPTLTSKLAIGPGHAAQLLITAGQNIERLHSEAAFARLCGVAPIPVSSGKTHRMRLHRGGDRQANAALHMIAVCRMRYHQPTIDYVKRRLSEGLSKKDVLRCLKRFIAREVYHDLKTDLGLT, encoded by the coding sequence ATGAGCAACAACGCGCAGACGACGCAAGCAGTGATCGTCATCGGAGGCATCGATGCGCACGCCGACACTCATCATGTCGTCGCGCTCGATACGACCGGGAAGATACTCGGCGACCACCCTTTTCCCGCTTCATCACGCGGATATCGTGACGCGCTGGACTGGTTGGCAAAGTTCGGGTTGATTGACAAGATCGGAGTCGAATCCACCGGTTCGTATGCGGCCGGCATCACACGGTTCCTCCTCGAATCAGGTGTCGATGTCGTGGAAGTCAACCAGCCACACCCGCACCTGAGGGCGCGCCGCGGCAAAGACGATTCGATCGACGCTGAAGCAGCAGCGCGCAAAGCGCTCTCGGGGCAGGCCACCGCGATCCCGAAGGTCACCACGGGTGTTGTCGAGTCTTTCCGTGTGCTGCGCTTGGCCCGGGAATCCGCCGTTCGTTCCCGCACGAGAACGATCGTGCAACTGCGCAGTCTTCTAGTCACAGCACCTGCGCGGCTGCGGGAGCAGCTCACGGAACGGTCCGCAGCCGTGCTCGTGGCACGATGCGCGGGCTTGCGGCCTGATCTGGATCGTCTTGATGACCCCCTTCAAGCCACCAAGCGTGCACTGCGCGCCATGGCCCGGAGGATCCAGATGCTCGATGAGGAGATCAACGAGACCGACGCCTCACTCAAACAGCTCGTCGAGCGCACCGCGCCGACTCTGACGTCCAAGCTCGCGATCGGGCCAGGGCACGCCGCGCAGCTGTTGATCACCGCCGGGCAGAACATTGAGCGGCTCCACTCCGAGGCCGCATTCGCCAGACTCTGCGGCGTCGCACCGATCCCGGTCTCCTCCGGCAAGACGCATCGCATGCGCCTGCACCGAGGCGGTGATCGTCAAGCCAACGCCGCGCTCCACATGATCGCGGTCTGCCGGATGCGCTACCACCAGCCCACCATCGACTACGTCAAGCGACGCCTCTCTGAAGGACTGTCGAAGAAGGACGTGCTCCGATGCCTCAAACGATTCATTGCCCGGGAGGTCTACCACGACCTGAAAACCGACCTTGGACTCACTTGA